From Triticum urartu cultivar G1812 chromosome 2, Tu2.1, whole genome shotgun sequence, a single genomic window includes:
- the LOC125538223 gene encoding G-type lectin S-receptor-like serine/threonine-protein kinase At2g19130, producing the protein MLLHPLLLGFIFTLHIHASSAAIDSIAPGQRLVCGVSDKLVSLNGKFAAGFFQTGSKSHDTLNWYLGIWFNKVPKITPVWLANRDDPITQPALVRFIISEDGNLVILDQATNSMIWSSGVSIRTNTTIALLMNNGNLVLQNASNSSDILWQSFDHPTNTFLPDAKIGRDKVTGLTRRLVSSKNSIDPARGRYCNELVPNRLILTLLNSSIVYWSSGEWNGQYFSTIPEMLSHNLIDFKFVNNTNEEYFTFSLLNDTMIMHHLLDVSGQLKTLIWDEVSQDWLGSYSNPRAQCDVYALCGPFTVCDDNSAPYCSCMKGFSIRSPEDWELNDRSGGCVRNTPLNCGSNRSTAGMTDKFYSLSNVKLPRNSGNVGAATSDRECAEVCLRNCSCTAYSFTYSTCSIWHEELVNVKQQHADTTDTNDSAVYLRLAAKEMQNQKPGRRVTIRILAVTIVSALGLLALILLVVLLMIRRNNRGWSGGTLKNPQDGGGIIAFRYTDLQRATRNFSEKLGAGGFGSVFKAYLTDSATMAVKRLDGACQGEKQFRAEVTSVGVIQHINLVRLIGFCCEGEQRLLAYEHMPNRSLDIHLFQNNNTVLNWCTRYKIALGVARGLTYLHESCQDLIIHCDIKPQNILLDKSFVAKIADFGMAKLIGRDFSRVLTTARGTVGYLAPEWISGVAITPKVDVYGYGMVLMEIISGRPNSLEQYTAGGDCDVFFPVHAAHMLLEGDVASLVDDKLSGDVNLEEAERLCKVACWCIQDDEFDRPTMGEVVRALEGLSDLDMPPIPRLLQVITRSTPTSVMNQNNEDAAWHT; encoded by the coding sequence ATGCTTCTTCACCCATTACTTCTTGGATTTATTTTCACCCTACACATCCATGCATCCTCTGCTGCCATCGACTCAATTGCACCTGGCCAAAGACTTGTTTGCGGTGTCAGTGACAAGCTTGTCTCCCTGAATGGCAAGTTCGCGGCAGGCTTCTTCCAAACTGGCAGTAAGTCCCACGACACCTTGAACTGGTACCTAGGCATTTGGTTCAATAAAGTCCCCAAGATAACTCCCGTGTGGCTTGCAAACCGTGATGATCCAATCACTCAACCCGCTTTGGTTAGGTTCATAATTTCTGAAGATGGCAATCTTGTCATCTTAGATCAAGCCACCAATTCCATGATCTGGTCCAGCGGAGTTAGTATTAGAACTAACACCACCATTGCCCTGCTCATGAACAATGGAAATCTTGTCCTACAAAATGCCTCAAACTCATCCGACATTCTATGGCAAAGTTTTGATCACCCAACAAATACTTTCCTCCCTGATGCTAAGATCGGCCGAGACAAGGTCACTGGTTTGACTCGCCGTCTTGTTTCCAGTAAGAATTCAATTGACCCAGCTCGTGGTCGTTACTGTAACGAGTTAGTTCCTAACAGGTTGATCCTTACGCTTTTGAACTCATCCATAGTATACTGGTCTAGCGGGGAATGGAATGGACAGTATTTTAGCACCATTCCGGAGATGTTAAGCCACAATTTGATAGACTTCAAGTTTGTCAACAACACAAATGAAGAGTACTTCACATTCAGCTTACTGAACGACACGATGATCATGCATCATCTACTTGATGTTTCTGGTCAACTGAAGACTTTAATCTGGGATGAGGTCTCACAGGATTGGTTAGGTTCCTACTCCAACCCCAGAGCTCAGTGTGATGTCTATGCTCTGTGTGGACCATTCACTGTGTGCGATGACAACTCAGCTCCATATTGTAGCTGTATGAAGGGCTTCTCCATAAGATCCCCGGAGGATTGGGAGCTAAATGATAGAAGCGGTGGATGTGTGAGAAATACTCCTTTAAATTGTGGCAGTAATAGGAGTACCGCAGGAATGACCGATAAATTCTACTCCTTGTCCAATGTGAAATTGCCTCGGAATTCCGGCAACGTAGGCGCTGCTACCAGTGATAGAGAATGTGCAGAAGTTTGCCTAAGAAATTGCTCTTGCACTGCATATTCTTTCACCTACAGTACATGCTCTATTTGGCATGAGGAACTCGTCAATGTAAAACAGCAGCATGCTGACACTACTGATACAAACGATAGTGCAGTTTATCTTCGCCTTGCTGCAAAAGAGATGCAAAATCAGAAACCTGGCAGAAGAGTGACAATTCGGATTTTGGCAGTTACCATTGTCAGTGCCCTGGGGTTGCTGGCACTTATATTGCTAGTTGTTCTACTGATGATTCGGAGGAACAATAGAGGCTGGTCTGGTGGTACACTGAAAAATCCTCAAGATGGTGGTGGAATTATTGCATTTAGATACACTGATTTGCAGAGGGCAACAAGAAATTTCTCCGAGAAGCTAGGTGCCGGCGGCTTTGGTTCTGTGTTCAAGGCATATCTGACTGACTCAGCTACGATGGCAGTGAAAAGGCTTGATGGTGCTTGTCAAGGAGAAAAACAATTTAGGGCCGAGGTGACTTCAGTCGGGGTTATACAACATATCAATTTAGTTAGACTGATCGGTTTCTGCTGCGAGGGTGAACAAAGGTTACTTGCATATGAGCACATGCCAAATCGTTCTCTTGACATCCATCTATTTCAGAACAACAACACAGTTTTAAACTGGTGTACCAGGTATAAAATAGCTCTGGGAGTTGCTAGGGGGCTGACTTACCTGCATGAGAGCTGCCAAGACTTGATCATACACTGTGATATCAAGCCACAAAATATACTCCTCGATAAGTCGTTTGTTGCTAAAATTGCTGACTTTGGTATGGCCAAGTTAATAGGGAGGGATTTTAGCCGGGTTCTGACTACAGCAAGAGGAACCGTAGGATACCTTGCTCCCGAATGGATAAGCGGGGTTGCTATCACACCAAAAGTCGATGTTTACGGCTATGGGATGGTGCTAATGGAAATCATATCAGGAAGACCGAATTCACTTGAACAATACACTGCAGGTGGTGATTGTGATGTTTTCTTCCCTGTGCATGCTGCACATATGCTTCTCGAGGGAGATGTGGCAAGCTTGGTGGATGACAAATTATCTGGTGATGTGAATCTAGAGGAGGCTGAACGGTTATGCAAGGTTGCTTGTTGGTGCATTCAGGATGATGAGTTTGATCGGCCGACAATGGGAGAAGTTGTTCGTGCTCTAGAGGGTCTATCTGATCTTGACATGCCTCCCATTCCAAGACTACTTCAGGTTATTACAAGGAGTACTCCTACCTCTGTAATGAATCAGAATAATGAAGAtgcagcatggcatacataa